From Lolium perenne isolate Kyuss_39 chromosome 5, Kyuss_2.0, whole genome shotgun sequence, a single genomic window includes:
- the LOC127303110 gene encoding uncharacterized protein, producing MASPSGSWRGSYMQEDDIERLVRLRRIPQSVITRVPGEETEPEPRNGERVVFGAHLDRGLGLPASPFFRQFLDHFGLQPHHLPANACVLLSCFVAFMEAYAGLWPDIDFWSRLFFLKAQTNDGRLRACGAASIYTRPGTPFPKIPTVDSVKNWQMSFFYVRNEGELVDRINLPEFNPAPPVGRINWSHNARSTDQNAEVNLLWDLLATATAGGLTAEDLLCTIAERRVLPLQMRTHKIGHMSGRLDPNRTSKVPLTKAQVASRVNHITKANLAEDWSYGLVPCDRNHPPARVFERQNAEDGDLATKRWTPDLVDPADQAGDHAGDDDLPQVPDLGGQGEHNPPPSPEHQEEEEPATSGTGPIPAVPLRTRPPSTTATSAPKGTKRAGSTAAAESRAKKQRRQPPKKVPEQAG from the exons atggcgtcccccagcggatcgtggaggggctcctacatgcaggaggacgacatcgagcgcctggtacgcctccggcggatcccgcagtcggtcatcacgcgggtgcccggcgaggagacggagcctgagccgaggaacggcgagcgcgtcgtcttcggcgcgcaccttgaTCGCGGGCTGGGTCTGCCGGCCTCGCCCTTCTTCCGgcaattcctcgaccacttcggcctccagccgcaccacctgccggccaacgcgtgcgtcctcctgagctgcttcgtagcgttcatggaggcttacgccggtttgtggcccgacatcgacttctggagccggctcttcttcttgaaggcgcagaccaacgacggccgcctgcgagcctgcggcgccgcctcgatctacacccggcctggtacgcctttccccaagatccccaccgtcgactcggtgaagaactggcaaatgtcattcttctacgtgcgcaacgagggggagctcgtcgaccggatcaacctgccggagttcaatccggctcctccagtcggccggatcaactggagccacaacgcccgctcgacggaccagaacgccgaggtgaacctgCTCTGGGATCTCCTGGCGACGGCCACCGctggcgggctgactgccgaagatcttctctgcactatcgccgagcgccgggtgctgccgctccagatgcgcacccacaagatcgggcacatgtccggccggctcgatccgaaccggacgtccaaggtgccgctcaccaaggcccaggtggccagccgggtgaaccacatcaccaaggcgaacctggcggaggactggagctatgggctggtgccctgcgacaggaaccatccaccggcgcgg gtttttgagcgccagaacgccgaggacggcgacctggcgacgaagaggtggacgccggatctcgtcgatccggctgaccaagccggcgatcacgccggcgacgacgacctgccgcaggtgcctgatctaggcggccagggggagcacaatccgcccccttcaccagagcaccaggaggaggaggagccggcgacgtccggcacggggccaatccccgccgtgcccctgcgcacgaggccgccaagcaccacggcgacttcggcgcccaagggcacgaagagagccggctccaccgccgccgcggagtcgagggcgaagaagcagcgccggcagccgccgaagaaggtcccggagcaagccgggtga
- the LOC127304493 gene encoding uncharacterized protein, whose translation MSYFLFNLGWLIFLSGRPAAEAAKVPQLESDLRAARAQCAESEEAGRSAAGKLKLAEQELTRLRLLEKNHITELNSLRSAEKEKVDDLSRRLSEVEKQRLALQEEVTAKSTELTATAKRWTDDFSALDRGLAAAFPETQEAALAAVGVARDSRRRETGEGSSEYFSMEDHLASMAARIEPVTKLGWELRKAAEELVPMLWPGEAAPQDISGLISSMEQAPDRFLDWKESATRAGADMALSFVLSWYNEVDLGQLEFRRAGVEDKLPADFKAARLARASTIADFVDKTLFVADPNPPPSDGEYMDDEEAEDVPEGDPAAGSTDAPPA comes from the exons atgtcttattttctttttaatcttggttggctgatatttctttccggccgccccgcagctgaagccgccaaagtcccgcagctggagtcggatctccgagccgctcgcgcgcagtgcgccgagagcgaggaggcgggccgatccgccgccggcaagctcaagctggctgagcaggagctgacacggctgcgcctgctggagaagaaccacatcaccgagctcaactccctcaggtcggcggagaaggagaaggtggacgatctgagccggcggctgtcggaggtggagaagcagcggcttgcgctgcaggaggaggtcactgccaagtccacagagctgacggctaccgccaagcgttggaccgacgattttagcgcgcttgatcgcggcttggcgg cggccttcccggagacgcaggaggcggctttggcagccgttggcgtcgcgcgcgattccaggaggcgggaaaccggcgagggcagctcagagtacttctccatggaggaccatctggcgtccatggctgcccgcatcgagcccgtcaccaagctcggctgggagctgcggaaggcggccgaagagctggtgcccatgctgtggcctggggaggcggcgccgcaagacatctccggcctcatctcctcgatggagcaggcgccggaccgcttcctcgactggaaggagtcggccacgcgcgccggtgccgatatggcgctgtccttcgtcctctcctggtacaacgaggtggacctggggcagcttgagttccggcgagccggcgtggaggacaagctcccagccgacttcaaggccgcccgccttgctcgagccagcaccatcgccgacttcgtcgacaagacgctcttcgtcgcggacccgaaccctcctccatccgatggagaatacatggatgacgaggaggcggaagatgtgcctgagggcgacccggccgccggctccactgatgcccctccggcttag